Proteins co-encoded in one Streptococcus parauberis NCFD 2020 genomic window:
- a CDS encoding DUF4298 domain-containing protein, translating into MIYKKNINIVKKIEKLMKSIEGLQAVYEDYRELRTFYDSVEWQSLYKETTENNRLDVLDENQLFDLIGQHNDCLGDLLELSATMYKEI; encoded by the coding sequence ATGATTTATAAAAAAAACATAAACATAGTAAAAAAAATTGAAAAATTGATGAAGAGTATCGAAGGTTTACAGGCAGTATATGAAGATTATAGAGAGTTGCGTACTTTTTATGATAGTGTCGAATGGCAATCTCTTTACAAAGAAACAACCGAGAACAATCGACTTGATGTTTTAGATGAAAATCAATTATTCGATTTGATTGGTCAACACAATGACTGTTTAGGGGACTTACTTGAATTATCTGCTACGATGTATAAAGAAATCTAA
- a CDS encoding Veg family protein has product MSDAFADVAKMKKIKQDIKSHEGQLVELTLENGRKREKTKIGRLIEVYPSLFIIQYNDRADQPGAISNSYVESYTYSDILTEKTLIRYFD; this is encoded by the coding sequence ATGAGTGATGCATTTGCAGACGTAGCAAAAATGAAGAAAATTAAACAAGATATTAAATCTCATGAAGGTCAATTAGTTGAATTGACTCTAGAAAATGGTAGAAAACGTGAAAAAACTAAGATTGGTCGTCTAATCGAAGTTTATCCTTCATTATTTATCATCCAATACAATGACAGGGCGGATCAACCAGGAGCAATTAGTAATTCATATGTAGAATCTTATACATATTCAGATATATTAACTGAAAAAACATTAATCCGCTATTTTGATTAA
- the dnaB gene encoding replicative DNA helicase: MPEVPELRVQPQDLLAEQSVLGSIFISPDKLITVREFIGPDDFYKYSHKIIFRAMITLSDRNDAIDATTVRTILDDQGDLQNIGGLSYIVELVNSVPTSANAEYYAKIVGEKAMLRNIISRLTESVNLAYEGANDSEDILAGAERSLIEINEHSNRSGFRKISDVLKVNYENLEVRSKQTSDVTGLPTGFRDLDKITTGLHPDQLIILAARPAVGKTAFVLNIAQNVGTKQKKPVAVFSLEMGAESLVDRMLAAEGMVDSHSLRTGQLTEQDWNNVTIAQGALAEAPIYIDDTPGIKITEIRSRSRKLAQEVDGLGLIVIDYLQLITGTKPENRQQEVSDISRQLKILAKELKVPVIALSQLSRGVEQRQDKRPVLSDIRESGSIEQDADIVAFLYRDDYYRKEGEDPEDAVEDNTIEVILEKNRSGARGTVKLMFQKEYNKFSTIAQFDEG, from the coding sequence TTGCCTGAAGTTCCAGAACTACGCGTTCAACCCCAAGATTTACTTGCCGAACAATCTGTTCTAGGGTCAATCTTTATTTCCCCTGATAAACTGATCACGGTCAGAGAATTTATTGGCCCAGATGATTTTTATAAGTATTCTCACAAAATTATTTTTCGGGCAATGATTACCCTCAGTGACCGAAATGATGCAATTGATGCAACAACTGTTCGAACTATATTAGATGACCAAGGTGACTTACAAAACATCGGTGGTTTATCTTACATTGTCGAACTTGTCAACAGTGTGCCAACTAGTGCCAATGCTGAGTATTACGCTAAGATTGTTGGCGAAAAAGCTATGCTTCGAAATATCATTTCTAGGTTGACAGAGTCTGTCAACTTAGCATATGAAGGTGCAAATGATTCCGAGGATATCTTAGCTGGTGCAGAACGATCTTTGATTGAGATTAATGAACATAGTAATCGTAGTGGTTTCAGAAAAATCTCAGATGTTCTAAAAGTTAACTATGAAAATCTAGAAGTTCGTTCAAAACAAACAAGTGATGTAACTGGTTTACCGACAGGATTTAGAGATCTTGATAAAATTACAACAGGTTTACACCCTGATCAGTTAATTATTCTTGCAGCCAGACCAGCTGTTGGTAAAACTGCTTTTGTTTTAAATATAGCTCAGAATGTTGGAACTAAACAAAAGAAACCAGTAGCTGTTTTCTCTTTAGAAATGGGAGCTGAAAGTTTAGTTGACCGGATGTTAGCAGCTGAAGGAATGGTTGATTCTCATAGTTTAAGAACTGGTCAATTAACCGAACAAGATTGGAATAATGTGACCATTGCTCAAGGTGCTTTGGCAGAAGCCCCAATTTATATTGATGATACACCTGGTATAAAAATTACCGAAATCCGATCACGCTCAAGAAAATTAGCTCAAGAAGTTGATGGACTTGGTTTGATTGTAATTGACTATCTCCAATTGATAACTGGTACAAAGCCTGAAAATCGACAACAGGAAGTTTCAGATATTTCAAGACAATTAAAAATTTTAGCGAAAGAGTTGAAGGTGCCTGTGATAGCCCTCAGTCAGCTTTCACGTGGTGTTGAACAACGTCAGGATAAAAGACCAGTTCTTTCAGATATTCGCGAATCAGGATCAATTGAACAGGATGCTGATATTGTTGCTTTCTTATATAGGGATGATTACTACCGTAAAGAAGGTGAAGATCCAGAGGATGCTGTAGAAGATAATACAATTGAAGTAATTTTAGAAAAAAACCGGTCGGGTGCCCGTGGAACAGTTAAATTAATGTTTCAAAAAGAATATAATAAATTCTCAACAATTGCACAATTTGATGAAGGATAA
- a CDS encoding PadR family transcriptional regulator — MYFPTSATLIEYLIIAIVNKEDSYGYEISQTIKLIANIKESTLYPILKKLEKENYLTTYSQEHQGRKRKYYAITTEGKEQFNYLNQEWQTYTENITAIIQGRLRHDKD, encoded by the coding sequence ATGTATTTTCCTACATCAGCAACCTTGATTGAGTATTTGATTATAGCTATTGTTAATAAGGAAGATTCTTATGGTTATGAAATTAGTCAAACCATTAAATTAATAGCAAATATTAAAGAATCTACACTTTATCCTATCTTGAAAAAATTGGAGAAAGAAAACTACCTGACAACCTATAGTCAAGAGCATCAAGGCAGAAAACGTAAATACTATGCCATCACAACAGAAGGCAAAGAACAATTTAACTATCTAAACCAGGAATGGCAAACCTATACAGAAAATATCACAGCTATTATACAGGGGAGATTAAGACATGACAAAGACTGA
- a CDS encoding thioredoxin family protein — MGLFGNKEEKTCQCGNCKCGKVSQDNILEGSDHTFKVLGSGCKKCITLEENVKQACKEMNKLVNIKYVKDFSEIAAYGVMQTPALVLDEDVVSYGKVLTVDEVKEVIAENF; from the coding sequence ATGGGATTATTTGGAAATAAAGAAGAAAAGACTTGTCAATGTGGAAACTGCAAATGTGGTAAAGTATCACAAGATAACATTCTTGAGGGATCTGACCATACCTTTAAAGTCTTGGGATCAGGATGCAAGAAGTGTATAACTTTAGAGGAAAATGTAAAACAAGCTTGTAAAGAAATGAATAAACTCGTCAACATCAAGTATGTAAAAGATTTTTCAGAGATTGCTGCCTATGGCGTGATGCAAACACCGGCTTTGGTTTTAGATGAAGATGTTGTTTCATATGGTAAAGTTTTAACAGTTGACGAGGTAAAAGAAGTTATTGCCGAAAATTTTTAA
- a CDS encoding DUF1304 domain-containing protein — translation MSTITIILASLAAVEQLYIMYIETFATQSKATQRVFNLSEKEIANETVVSLFMNQGIYNGIIGAFILYGLFFAHSGEIVALFLINVILAAIYGAITVDYKILVKQGGFAILALISLLIL, via the coding sequence GTGTCAACTATAACAATTATTTTAGCAAGTCTTGCTGCTGTTGAGCAATTATATATTATGTATATCGAAACGTTTGCTACGCAGTCAAAAGCTACACAAAGAGTTTTTAATTTATCTGAGAAAGAAATTGCTAATGAAACAGTAGTTTCACTTTTTATGAACCAGGGAATCTACAATGGCATCATAGGAGCATTTATTTTATATGGTTTGTTTTTTGCTCATAGTGGTGAAATTGTTGCACTATTTTTGATAAATGTTATTCTAGCAGCTATTTATGGTGCTATCACTGTAGACTATAAGATACTCGTTAAACAGGGTGGATTTGCAATACTAGCATTAATTAGTTTACTAATATTGTAA
- a CDS encoding acyl-CoA dehydrogenase family protein — MVKESRADKLFNEGEMYFSDLYNFADGLTAGEKEVLKELEEVLKNDLKPVLAENWHNATFPLEQFKKVIDLHLMDDPRLLEGREDGRISELFRGFRAYTLAKTDPVLGTFYTANGGLFHECVRVGGSQEQIDKLMPGVYSWEGLGVLAMTEPEHGSDIAGGMAATAKRDGDYWILNGHKKWIGAGTLAKWHAFFARDVDDNQVKLFYVERESEGVETFVTPEKAFFRSMPNAEIIYKDVRVHESQRAQNVNSWKDCASILRNTRSDVAWLLAGATAGAFEAALAYTRERLQFGKPIASFQLIQEKLARMAMNAQATLAIAVRLAEQQEQGIYREEASSMAKLHNGFRARETAALAREVGGGNGILLKYDIPRFFADIEGMYTYEGTHEVNSLIIGRHYTGISAFI, encoded by the coding sequence ATGGTTAAAGAATCAAGAGCAGATAAATTATTTAATGAAGGTGAAATGTATTTTTCTGATTTATATAATTTTGCAGATGGATTAACTGCAGGGGAAAAAGAAGTCTTAAAAGAATTGGAAGAAGTTTTAAAAAATGATTTAAAACCAGTTCTTGCTGAAAATTGGCATAATGCAACTTTCCCATTAGAGCAATTCAAAAAAGTTATTGATTTACATTTAATGGATGACCCACGTTTACTAGAAGGACGCGAAGATGGTCGTATCTCCGAATTATTTAGAGGATTCCGTGCTTACACTCTTGCAAAAACTGACCCAGTATTAGGAACTTTCTATACTGCAAATGGTGGACTTTTCCATGAATGTGTCCGAGTAGGTGGAAGTCAAGAACAAATTGATAAATTAATGCCAGGTGTTTATTCTTGGGAAGGCTTAGGCGTACTCGCTATGACTGAACCAGAACATGGTTCGGATATTGCAGGGGGAATGGCTGCGACTGCAAAACGTGATGGCGACTATTGGATTCTAAATGGTCATAAGAAATGGATTGGTGCAGGAACTCTTGCAAAATGGCATGCATTCTTTGCACGCGACGTTGATGATAATCAAGTTAAATTGTTCTACGTAGAGCGTGAATCTGAAGGGGTAGAAACATTTGTAACACCTGAAAAAGCATTCTTTAGATCAATGCCTAATGCAGAAATTATTTACAAAGATGTTCGTGTTCATGAATCACAACGTGCACAAAATGTGAATTCTTGGAAAGATTGTGCAAGTATTTTACGTAATACACGTTCGGATGTTGCATGGTTATTGGCTGGCGCGACTGCGGGAGCTTTCGAAGCAGCTCTAGCTTACACACGTGAACGTTTACAGTTTGGTAAACCTATTGCAAGCTTCCAACTTATTCAAGAAAAATTAGCACGTATGGCCATGAACGCTCAAGCAACTTTGGCTATCGCTGTTCGTCTAGCTGAACAACAAGAACAAGGTATTTACCGTGAAGAAGCATCATCTATGGCTAAACTGCATAACGGTTTCCGTGCCCGTGAAACAGCAGCCTTGGCTCGTGAAGTTGGTGGTGGAAATGGTATCTTGTTGAAATATGATATTCCAAGATTCTTCGCTGATATCGAAGGTATGTATACATATGAAGGAACTCACGAAGTTAATTCATTAATTATTGGAAGACATTACACAGGAATTTCAGCATTTATTTAA
- a CDS encoding DUF1700 domain-containing protein, which translates to MTKTEYLNQLSKYLKKLPQSDYEETMEYYTEYFEEANPENETQIIEELGSPKEAASEILSKLLDEKIYQSSKTPKSTVTIIWITILALLAAPLALPIAISILALIFAAIILVAALIFTLIALGLTFLINGGYMIMDSFSYLSTSLSSTLLSFGIGLALVGGSFLSIMLGFDAVREVIQASARVINWLIKRGRR; encoded by the coding sequence ATGACAAAGACTGAGTATCTCAATCAACTAAGTAAATACCTCAAAAAGCTTCCACAAAGTGATTACGAAGAAACTATGGAGTATTACACTGAATATTTTGAAGAAGCCAATCCAGAGAATGAAACTCAAATAATTGAGGAACTTGGCTCACCTAAGGAAGCAGCTAGCGAAATATTATCAAAGTTACTTGATGAAAAAATTTACCAAAGTAGTAAAACTCCAAAATCAACAGTGACTATCATTTGGATAACAATATTAGCACTATTAGCAGCACCTCTTGCCTTACCAATTGCTATATCTATCTTGGCTTTAATATTTGCTGCTATTATCTTAGTTGCAGCACTCATCTTTACCTTGATTGCATTAGGATTAACTTTCCTTATCAATGGAGGATACATGATTATGGATAGCTTTTCATATCTGTCTACCTCTTTATCAAGCACATTGTTAAGCTTTGGAATTGGCCTAGCCTTGGTAGGAGGATCTTTTCTTTCTATTATGTTAGGTTTTGATGCAGTAAGGGAAGTTATTCAAGCTAGCGCACGCGTAATTAACTGGTTGATTAAGAGAGGTAGAAGATGA
- a CDS encoding DUF4097 family beta strand repeat-containing protein, with translation MMKTWKKVVYGSSLVCLISGIALGTYGYQTGGMDHVAQSKIEKSNIKEKFKTLDSVNQIDITANVSSVKIVETNEKKPSVLYYSDKKVPVEVTNTDGTLLVKETSKLKHFKGKFNFINLRDIANFTGEFTIGMDSPYHITVKIPKDTKLKSLKTKIALGELYLKNIRSQVNSLSLNVGELTLTNCILTNGDVDLKVGDVNVNDCQLTDLNFTQQTGGASISDSQLDNTTYKLQMGDFDGSALTYLNKNSLKSQTGDIFIALDKLDLTVNLTNTVGDTSITPSLKDSSINKLDIKAQVGDVEVQ, from the coding sequence ATGATGAAAACTTGGAAAAAAGTAGTATATGGTTCTTCACTTGTATGTCTTATTTCAGGAATAGCATTAGGTACATATGGCTATCAAACTGGGGGGATGGATCATGTTGCACAATCAAAAATTGAAAAAAGCAATATAAAAGAAAAATTTAAAACATTGGATAGTGTCAACCAGATTGACATCACAGCAAATGTTTCTAGTGTGAAAATTGTAGAGACTAATGAAAAGAAACCGAGTGTTCTATATTATTCTGATAAAAAGGTCCCAGTTGAAGTTACCAATACTGATGGCACTTTATTAGTTAAAGAAACATCTAAATTAAAACATTTCAAAGGAAAATTTAACTTCATCAACTTGAGAGATATTGCTAACTTTACAGGAGAGTTTACAATTGGGATGGACAGTCCTTATCACATTACCGTAAAAATTCCCAAAGATACAAAATTAAAATCATTAAAAACAAAAATTGCATTAGGCGAACTTTACCTGAAAAATATAAGAAGTCAAGTAAATAGTCTCAGTTTAAATGTTGGTGAATTAACTCTTACTAATTGTATACTTACAAATGGTGATGTTGATCTTAAAGTAGGAGATGTCAATGTAAATGACTGTCAACTAACAGACTTAAACTTTACACAACAAACTGGTGGCGCTTCAATTTCCGATTCCCAATTGGATAATACCACCTATAAACTCCAAATGGGCGATTTTGATGGTAGTGCATTAACTTATCTCAATAAAAATAGTCTAAAATCTCAAACCGGAGATATTTTCATTGCATTAGACAAACTTGATTTGACTGTAAATCTAACCAATACAGTCGGTGATACAAGTATAACCCCTAGCTTGAAAGATAGTTCAATTAACAAACTTGATATTAAAGCACAAGTAGGGGATGTTGAAGTCCAATAA
- a CDS encoding TetR/AcrR family transcriptional regulator — protein sequence MSNRKENTKKALLDAMVELLSKESFDDITTKRLAETAGISRSSFYTHYKDKYEMIDSYQQMLSHKLEFVFEKDYGNREQIFLEIFKFLAREKLLSALVSANGTRELQSFIINRVRLLIKTDLQEKITNHNMTEQEKDYQSIYLAYAFFGTCQAWVAKGKKESPEEMTQFVLKMLSITD from the coding sequence TTGTCAAATAGAAAAGAAAATACAAAAAAAGCACTACTTGATGCGATGGTTGAATTACTCTCAAAAGAAAGTTTCGATGACATTACTACTAAACGACTTGCTGAAACTGCTGGTATAAGTCGATCAAGTTTTTATACACATTATAAAGACAAATATGAAATGATTGATTCCTATCAACAAATGCTTAGTCATAAATTGGAGTTTGTTTTTGAGAAAGACTATGGTAATAGAGAGCAGATATTCCTTGAAATATTTAAATTTTTAGCGAGAGAAAAGTTATTATCTGCACTAGTATCTGCAAATGGAACTAGGGAGTTGCAAAGTTTTATCATTAATCGTGTAAGATTGCTAATAAAAACCGATTTACAAGAAAAGATTACCAACCATAATATGACCGAACAAGAAAAGGATTATCAAAGTATATATCTGGCTTATGCATTCTTTGGAACCTGTCAAGCATGGGTTGCAAAAGGAAAAAAAGAAAGTCCGGAAGAAATGACACAATTTGTATTAAAAATGTTATCTATAACTGATTAA
- a CDS encoding 3-hydroxyacyl-CoA dehydrogenase family protein, which translates to MTNIKTVGVVGAGAMGGGIANLFAQNGYRVILRDVEQRFIDTGMQRITKFMEGSVKRGKLSQEEMDETIARITTTTDLKDFKDVDFVVEAVIERMDIKQSVFKELEGIVREDVILSTNTSSLSITEIASALKNPSRFAGMHFFNPAQVMKLCEIIYGLETSDETIAIVKELAESIRKEVVIVKKDVPGFIVNRIMIPQFIEAIKVLEEGIASKEDIDKAMRYGLNHPMGAFELQDYAGVDIGYHVMNYFEKEFGDNRWTPPTLLKNMIRAGRNGKKSGKGFYDYDKK; encoded by the coding sequence ATGACTAACATTAAAACTGTCGGTGTAGTTGGAGCAGGAGCTATGGGTGGCGGAATCGCCAATCTTTTTGCACAAAATGGATATCGCGTTATCCTTCGTGACGTTGAACAACGTTTCATCGACACTGGTATGCAACGCATCACAAAATTTATGGAAGGTAGTGTTAAACGTGGAAAATTAAGTCAAGAAGAAATGGACGAAACAATTGCACGTATTACAACAACTACAGATTTAAAAGATTTTAAAGATGTGGATTTCGTAGTTGAAGCCGTTATTGAACGTATGGATATCAAACAATCAGTATTTAAAGAATTAGAAGGCATTGTTCGTGAAGATGTTATCTTATCAACAAATACTTCTTCTTTATCTATTACTGAAATTGCAAGTGCTTTAAAAAATCCATCACGTTTTGCAGGAATGCATTTCTTCAATCCAGCCCAAGTAATGAAATTATGTGAAATCATTTATGGATTAGAAACAAGTGATGAAACAATCGCTATCGTTAAAGAACTTGCTGAAAGCATTCGTAAAGAAGTTGTTATTGTTAAAAAAGACGTTCCAGGATTTATTGTAAATCGTATCATGATTCCTCAATTTATTGAAGCGATTAAAGTTCTTGAAGAAGGAATTGCTTCAAAAGAAGATATTGATAAAGCAATGCGTTATGGTTTGAATCATCCAATGGGAGCATTTGAACTACAAGACTATGCAGGTGTTGATATTGGTTACCATGTAATGAATTACTTTGAAAAAGAATTTGGGGATAACCGTTGGACTCCACCAACATTATTGAAAAACATGATTCGTGCTGGTCGTAATGGTAAAAAATCTGGTAAAGGTTTCTACGACTACGATAAAAAATAA
- a CDS encoding TM2 domain-containing protein, with the protein MRKVNKVIYVLLALFLGEFGLHKFYAGKTSTGILYLIFCWTAIPGIIGFIEGIMAILQPADSDGNFYV; encoded by the coding sequence ATGAGAAAAGTAAATAAAGTTATTTATGTCTTATTAGCCTTATTTTTAGGAGAATTTGGGCTTCACAAATTTTATGCTGGAAAAACATCAACTGGAATATTATACTTAATCTTCTGCTGGACAGCAATACCTGGTATTATTGGGTTTATTGAGGGAATAATGGCTATTTTGCAACCAGCCGATTCAGATGGTAATTTTTACGTATAA
- a CDS encoding permease, protein MNGIGLFIQNQVLGMKWLNDFIGQLLKSVGVDIGNRIGASLHFFIYDVLKITFLLCFLIFFISYIQSFFPPERSKKILGRFDGIWANIVAALLGTVTPFCSCSSIPLFMGFTSAGLPIGVTFSFLISSPMVDLGSLVLLTSIFGLKVALVYVILGLVLAILGGSLIEKLRMEAYIEDFIKSAKPIALEGEELRVADRIAFAKRQVVDTFKKVFPYILIGVGIGAIIHNWIPQSLITSILGTKNPMGVIVATLIGVPIYGDIFGAIPVAEALLAKGAQLGTVLAFMMAVTTLSLPSMIMLKKAVKPKLFGLFIGICTVGIIVIGYLFNMLQTFIV, encoded by the coding sequence ATGAACGGAATTGGCCTATTTATCCAAAATCAAGTACTGGGGATGAAGTGGCTAAATGATTTTATAGGACAACTACTGAAATCTGTTGGAGTTGATATTGGTAATAGGATAGGAGCTAGTCTTCATTTTTTTATTTATGATGTTTTGAAGATTACTTTTTTGCTTTGCTTTTTGATATTCTTCATTTCCTATATTCAGTCATTTTTTCCACCTGAAAGAAGTAAGAAAATACTAGGTCGATTTGATGGTATATGGGCCAATATAGTTGCAGCCTTACTAGGTACAGTAACACCATTTTGTTCATGTTCTTCAATTCCATTATTTATGGGATTTACAAGTGCAGGTCTTCCTATTGGGGTTACTTTCTCTTTTTTAATATCATCTCCGATGGTTGATTTGGGAAGTTTAGTACTTTTGACTAGTATTTTTGGGCTTAAAGTAGCTCTAGTTTATGTCATACTTGGATTAGTTCTTGCAATTTTAGGTGGTAGTCTGATTGAGAAATTGAGGATGGAAGCTTATATTGAAGATTTTATCAAGAGTGCCAAACCTATTGCTTTGGAAGGTGAAGAGTTAAGGGTGGCAGACCGGATAGCTTTTGCAAAGAGGCAAGTTGTAGATACCTTCAAAAAGGTCTTTCCATATATTCTAATCGGTGTAGGGATTGGTGCAATCATTCATAATTGGATTCCTCAAAGTTTGATTACAAGTATTCTAGGTACTAAAAATCCTATGGGTGTGATAGTAGCCACTTTGATTGGGGTACCAATCTATGGTGATATCTTTGGTGCAATCCCCGTAGCGGAAGCACTTTTAGCAAAAGGAGCCCAACTAGGAACGGTTTTAGCATTTATGATGGCAGTTACGACTTTGAGCCTACCTTCCATGATTATGTTGAAAAAAGCAGTCAAACCGAAATTATTCGGATTATTTATTGGAATATGCACTGTCGGCATTATTGTAATTGGATATTTATTTAATATGTTACAAACATTTATAGTATAA
- a CDS encoding ArsR/SmtB family transcription factor codes for MLDISSDLVVFKALADSNRLRILDYLKKGKSCACDLSDNLGIPQTALSYHMRILCQAKLVKSEQVGKWKHYQLNDNANEQLQSKIDKYFHSVNKLSSYQCKGV; via the coding sequence ATGCTTGATATTTCAAGTGATTTAGTAGTATTTAAAGCTTTAGCAGATTCAAATCGATTAAGGATCCTTGACTACCTAAAAAAAGGAAAATCTTGTGCTTGTGATTTATCTGATAATCTTGGAATTCCCCAGACAGCCTTGTCATATCATATGAGAATTCTTTGTCAGGCTAAACTTGTAAAAAGTGAACAGGTTGGAAAATGGAAACATTATCAGTTAAATGATAATGCTAATGAGCAATTACAAAGTAAGATTGATAAATATTTTCATTCTGTAAATAAACTGTCAAGCTATCAGTGTAAAGGAGTATAA
- the rpsD gene encoding 30S ribosomal protein S4 — MSRYTGPSWKQSRRLGLSLTGTGKELARRNYVPGQHGPNNRSKLSEYGLQLAEKQKLRFSYGLGEKQFRNLFVQAIKIKEGTLGFNFMVLLERRLDNVVYRLGLATTRRQARQFVNHGHILVDGKRVDIPSYRVDPGQVISVREKSMKVPAILEAVEATLGRPAFVSFDTEKLEGSLTRLPERDEINPEINEALVVEFYNKIL; from the coding sequence ATGTCACGTTATACTGGTCCATCATGGAAACAATCACGTCGCCTTGGCTTGTCACTTACAGGCACAGGTAAAGAATTGGCACGTCGTAACTACGTACCTGGTCAACACGGTCCTAACAACCGTAGCAAACTTTCTGAATATGGTTTGCAACTTGCTGAGAAACAAAAATTACGTTTCTCATACGGTTTAGGTGAAAAACAATTCCGTAACTTATTCGTTCAGGCAATAAAAATTAAAGAAGGAACTCTAGGTTTCAACTTTATGGTTCTTTTAGAACGTCGTCTTGATAATGTTGTTTACCGTTTAGGTTTAGCAACTACTCGTCGACAAGCACGTCAATTCGTTAACCATGGTCATATCCTTGTTGACGGTAAACGTGTTGATATTCCTTCATATCGCGTTGATCCAGGTCAAGTGATCTCTGTTCGCGAAAAATCAATGAAAGTACCTGCTATCCTTGAAGCTGTTGAAGCTACTCTTGGACGTCCAGCATTCGTTTCATTCGATACTGAAAAACTTGAAGGCTCATTAACTCGCCTTCCAGAACGTGATGAAATCAATCCAGAAATCAATGAAGCACTTGTCGTTGAATTCTACAACAAAATTCTTTAA